The Dysidea avara chromosome 13, odDysAvar1.4, whole genome shotgun sequence genome includes a region encoding these proteins:
- the LOC136243310 gene encoding ubiquitin-like, translated as MDKQKDQVSFELTYGRVRRESTENKHIHTKQRAGITKGPDIRSVDNACGKGPMTIFVRMLPLRSIIVLDTKPLDTIEIVKSKIKDKNGIPIDTQRLVFGIEELEDCRTLCDYKIQTESVIYLVFKLH; from the exons ATGGATAAACAAAAGGACCAGGTTTCATTTGAATTAACATATGGTCGAGTAAGAAGAGAGAGTACTGAAAACAAACATATTCATACAAAACAGAGAGCTGGAATAACAAAAG GTCCTGATATTAGATCTGTTGATAACGCTTGTGGAAAAG GTCCAATGACAATATTTGTGAGGATGCTACCTTTAAGAAGTATAATTGTATTGGACACAAAACCTTTAGATACTATTGAAATTGTTAAGTCTAAAATTAAAGATAAAAACGGAATCCCTATTGATACACAAAGACTGGTATTTGGTATAGAAGAGTTAGAAGATTGTCGTACCTTGTGCGATTATAAGATTCAAACTGAGTCAGTGATATACCTGGTGTTTAAACTTCATTAG
- the LOC136242230 gene encoding NLR family CARD domain-containing protein 3-like, producing MWLERLSVAGNELNNVAGIKLSEGLIKSNTLKELDLSENMINEDGCVAIVYSLLYNSSLVVLNLRSNQIYRSEVIKEVATTLQSVNSLEVLNMDDNSIDEYGAKALGTALMHNKSLKELYICSSSKRGIGGSSAIAASLSQNTTLEVLHMVCDAEGATTFAKALPNNNTLKKLSLWLFDFVGELLSEESAINIIKSLYNNDTLVELGLPDELIKKDNVRKEFEEINNSKCGNCFISIKSLVSPSISTNTDDYFDY from the coding sequence ATGTGGTTGGAGAGGTTATCCGTTGCAGGCAATGAACTGAACAATGTTGCAGGAATAAAGTTATCAGAAGGACTAATAAAATCCAACACACTGAAGGAATTAGATTTAAGTGAAAATATGATTAATGAAGATGGATGTGTAgcaattgtatacagtttgTTGTACAACTCCTCATTAGTGGTGCTAAATCTGAGAAGTAATCAAATATATAGAAGTGAGGTGATAAAGGAAGTTGCAACCACTTTACAATCTGTTAACTCACTGGAAGTGCTCAATATGGATGACAATTCTATAGATGAATATGGAGCCAAGGCATTAGGCACTGCTTTAATGCATAACAAATCACTGAAAGAATTGTATATTTGTTCAAGCTCCAAACGGGGTATTGGAGGATCTAGTGCAATTGCAGCCAGTCTATCACAAAACACTACACTGGAGGTGCTACACATGGTGTGTGATGCTGAAGGAGCCACTACATTTGCTAAAGCATTACCTAACAACAATACACTTAAAAAACTATCCCTGTGGCTTTTTGATTTTGTAGGTGAACTTTTGAGTGAAGAATCAGCCATAAATATTATTAAGAGCTTATATAACAATGATACTCTTGTTGAACTTGGACTTCCAGATGAACTAATTAAGAAAGATAATGTAAGAAAAGAATTTGAAGAGATTAATAATTCAAAATGCGGTAACTGTTTCATATCAATAAAATCACTGGTGTCACCATCTATATCAACAAATACAGACGATTATTTTGACTATTAA